CTCCTGCACGTTGGGGTGGCCGCGGCGCGCCAGCAGCACCTGGCCCACGCCCGCCGTGCCCTCGTAGCGCAACGACGATACCGTGTTCAGGGTGTTGAAGAGCTTGGCCGCGGCGGGGTCCATGCCCAGGGCCTGGGCGGGCGTATCCATCAGCAATTTGCCGGCCGAGCGTACCACCTCGTCGGTGTCGCGGGGGCGCAGCAGCAGGCCAGAGCCGGGGTCGGGCTCCGTCAGCGACTTAATGCATTCTTCGTGGAAACGCCGCACGGCCGCCTCAATCAGCGACGAAGCCAAGGGGCGCCCGTCGGTGTAAAAGCGGTTGGGCTGCAACGCCGGGTGCGCCTTCAAAAACTTGCGCCGCACGCGCAGAATCGTAACGACGAAAAACTCCCCGATCAGCACGGGCCAGCCGGCAAACGAGCGCAGCGCCGAGCTTTTCTTTTCGAGCTCATCGAGCACCTCCTGCACGGCCAGGCGCAGGCCCATGCCCTCGAAGCGCCGCGTCATCATTTCGGTGGTGTAGCCTTCTACCAGCGGCATGGTGGCCTCCTTGGCGCGGCGCAGGTATTGGCCGCGCGTCATTACCTCGGCAAAGGCTTCGGAAGGCAGGCCGCATTGCTCGGGCTCCAGGCACACGGCCGGGCCGCCGTCGTTGGGGATGCCCAGCAGCATTACTTCGGGGCGCAGGTCCTGGTCGAGGTCGTCGAAGATACCATCGGCCATTACCTGCGCCGCCTGCTGAAAGCGGTGCTGGTAGGGCCAGATGGTAAATTCTAAAGCAGCCGGCACAATAATGGCCGGCGGCGAAACCACGGTAAGCGGACTAAACATGAGCGCCAGAGAAGGGAAGAGATAGAACTATAGTACCCGCCAAGCTAGCAATTGTTTGGGCGGGGTAGCGGCACCGGCAGCGGGCTACAGCTGAAACACAATCGGCAGCACCATCTTTTGCCGGATGGGCTGGCCTTTGTACTTGGCCGGTTGCCACTTGGGCGCCGTTTTGATGAGCCGGATGGCTTCTTCGTCGCAGCCCGAGCCCAGGCGCTTCACGGGCCGGATGTTGCTGAGCGTGCCGTCTTTCTCCACGGTAAACTCCATGGTTACGCGGCCCTCTACCTTGCGCTGGCGGGCCTGGGCGGGGTACTTCAGGTTTTGCTGCACCCACTCGAAAAACGCATCGGTGCCGCCCACGGGGCGCGCGGGCTCGTCGGGCGAAATGGTTTCGGGGCCGGCGTTGGCCGGCGCGGCGGCATCGGCGGCTTGCGTGGCCTGCGGCTGCGCCGCCCCGCCCGCTTGGGCCGTGGTGCCCGCGCCGCCCGGAATCTGGAACGTGATGGGTACCGTAACGCGCTGCCGCACCACCCCGCCGCGGTGCTGGGCGGGTTTCCACCTAGGGCCGGCCTTAATCAGGCGCAGGGCCTCGGCATCGCACTCGGGCGAGAGGCTTTTGGTAACCTGCCAGCCCGAGGTGTAGCCGGTTTTCTCGACCACAAACGTAACCTCGGTGGTGCCTTGCACGCCCGCTTGCAGCGCGGCGGTGGGGTAGGTGAGCTTATCGCCCAGGTAGCGGCCGTAGGCCTCGGCGCCGCCCAGGGGCTCGGCGGGCTTTTCGGCGGCGTCGTAGATGTCGGTGGGCGAGGCTTTGGGGTATTTCAGCTTTTGCTGGGCCAGGGCCGTGGTGGCGGGTGCGGCACCCAGGCAAACAAGCAGCAAGGCAAGGCGGAGCGTTCGGATCATAGCAGGGGGAGTAGGGTATGGGGCCAGGCGGCTGGGCTCAACAACGGTGCCAGCCCCCCGGCGGGTTCAGCGGAAGCTAGCAAAAAGCCATTATTTTGGAGCCATGAGCCTACTCGCCCCCGATTCATCAGCCCACAACTCTTCGCGCGCCCCCGAGCCGGTGGGGCTGTACCCGCATGCCCGCCGGGTGGGCAATTTGCTGTTTCTGTCGGGGGTGGGGCCGCGGCAGCGCGGGCAAAAGCACGTGCCCGGCGTGGAGCTCGACGAGGACGGCAACATCCTCCAGTACGATTTCGAGAGCCAGTGCCACGCCGTGTTCCAGAACGTGCGCTACATCGTGGAGGAAGCCGGCGCGCGGTGGGAGGACATCGTGGACGTGACCGTGTTTCTGACGAACATGCGCGACGACTTTCATACCTACAACCGCCTCTACGCGCAGTATTTCGGCACCAGCCAGCCCTGCCGCACCACCGTGGAGATAAACCGGCTGCCCACGCCCATTGCCATCGAGCTGAAGTGCATTGCCTGGGTGGGCGAGCGGTAGCCGCACCTAGGGCCGCCACACAAAACAGGGCCACCGGAATGCATCCAGGGGCCCTGTTGCGCATCCGGCGCTGCCAAAGGCGGCCCCCGATGCACTGCGACGGAAAACCAGCCGGGCCGAATGCCCAGCCAGCGTATAGCCGCGTACCCGTAGCCGGTACCATGTACCCCGTCGCGCGCTGAACGCTGGGCCGCAAGCTCGTTTTATTAAACGAGCAGAACGGCCCGGCGCGTGCAGTGATTAATACGGGGATTCGGCCCGATTAAACACGTAATATTTCTATTGAATAGTTCTGTTATGCTACCCGTTGGGGTGTTGCTGCAAGCCCAAAAAGCCTTTCGCTGTGCTACTTAAAGCCCCAGCGCCCTAGGTGCTGGTGGGGTAAGCCGGGCCCGGGAGGCATCTGGGTTAAGTGAAAGCGCAGCGTTTGGTAAACCTTTGGCCGTGGCTTGGGCGTAAGAAACAGCGCCGCACCAACGCTATGGAACAAGACTATGCCGAACAGCAAAAAAAAGACGGTTAACCACAACTCGGGCCTGAGTTGCCCCCCGCCCAAGGGTATCCTGATTGCCATTGGCGGGCGCGAGCAAAAAGGCGGCAACGATGGCAGCCCCGACGAGCAGGAAGAATTCGCCTCTGACAGCATTTTGCAGCGCTTTGTGGACGAGCTGCGCGGCGACGGCCCGGTGGTGGTGGTTCCGACGGCCTCCGAGGAGCCCGTGGAGTCGGGCCAGGACTACGTGAAGGTGTTTACCGAGCTGGGCGTAAAGCGCGTGGAGGTGCTCGATATCCGCTCGCGCGACGAGGTGGACACCGAGGAAAACATGCGCCTCATCGACGAGGCCGCGGGCATCATGTTTACGGGCGGCGACCAGCTGCGCCTCACGGCCATTTACGGCGGCACCGATTTGCTTAAGCGCATCAAGGAGCGCTACACCAGCAGCCACTTCGTAATTGCGGGCACCAGCGCCGGCGCCGCCGCCATGTCGACGCCCATGCTGTACCAGGGCCGCAACGACGCCGGCTACCTCAAAGACGAGATTCACGTAACCACCGGCCTGCAATTTCTGCACGATGTCGCCATCGATACCCACTTTGTGGCCCGCGGCCGCATTGTGCGCATGGCCCAGGTAATTGCCACCAACCCCGGCTGCGTGGGCCTTGGCCTCGAAGAAGACACCGCCGTGGTGGTAACCGACGGCAGCGAGCTGGAGGTAATCGGCAACGGCATTATCGTGGTGGTGGATGGCCGCCAGTGCAACGGCAACACCATTCATCTGGTAAAGCCGGGCGAGGTGTTTTCGGTGCGCGACCTGCACGTGCACCTGCTGGCCCGCGGCGAGCGGTACACCCTGCCCATTGAGGCGCACCTGCACCGCTAGCGCCCACCGCACCTAGGGCACCCACAACAAAGCGGCCCCCAGAAACCTCCGGGGGCCGCTTGGCATTCATAGCTCAGATAGACTAGCGGTAATTACTGTTGCTTGGTGCGATTCGAGCCGCTTGCCTGCCCGCCTTTACGGCCGGCCGCTCGGGCTTCCTCAGAGGTCCATTCGTGCCCACGCCCGCTGGCGTGCGATGCTTTGCCGCCTTCGGAGGCAATGCGTCGTTGTTGTTCGGGGTCCATGGAGGCGAAACCACGATTGCTGCTGCCCGACTTCTGGGTGCTGCTTTGGGTGCTGCTCTGCGTGCTGCGGGCTTCGCCACCCATTTTACCAGCTTTCGAGTGCTGCTCCGACGAGCCGCCGCGCATGTTTTGGTTGTTCGTTGCCATAGCTTGGGCAGTTTTGAGGGTTGGGTAATAGGTCAGGGAAATCTAGAGTCCTTAAACGGCGCTTCACCGCTTAAGGCCGAGCCTAGATGGGATTAAAATTTTTTTGACTGGGATTTTACCGGTTTTTACGCAGTTTGCCTCCGTAAAAACACCCATGAGCCTGGCCGCAAAAATGCCCCGAAGCCTAGGCGGCCGGCTGCAGCTCGGGCACCCGCAGCACGGGCACGTGCCGCTCCATGTCGATGATTGTGTGCAGCTTAAGCAGCCGCAGCAGCTGGTGCAGGTGCTGGCTTACGTTGTGCAGCCGCACGGCCACGCCGGCGCGCCGCAAGTGCAGCAGCCCCGTTACGAAATGGCCCACGCCGTGCGTGCGCAGGCAGCGCAGGCTTTGGCAATCAACCTCAAGGCAAAGCGGAATGCTCGGAATGTCGCGGTCGTGGGCCAGCGAGCGGGCCAGCTGCACCGGATCAACCGCGTTTAAATCAACCGAAAGAATGCGGACGTGGGGTAAGCGCTGAGAGGGGAAACCAAGCATACTTTGCTGAGCTAGGGTGATACATGAGCGGCGGAGAGAAGAAAGGACCGACACGCACCCCGGCGGAGGAAAGGGCGCTAGTTCAAGAGTAAGATCAAAATTATCTGGTTTACGTGCAAGATAACTACGTGTAAATAACCAATTTACTTGTCGCGTTTACCGCAGGGCCGTCCGTAGTACTGCTGAATCTGCACGGCGAGGCAGCATTTTTTTGGTGGTTGGCGTTAATGTTGTGTCCTCCCTGCCCCGCCCAACGCTTATTTCCTTTGCCTGCCATGACACGTCTTATTCTTGCCGACGACCATGCCGTTATCCGCGACGGTATCAAAGCCCTGCTAGCCGATGTACCCGAGTTTGAGGTGGTAGGACTGGTGAACAACGGCCAGGAACTGCTCGACCGCCTGGCCGACACCCCCGCCGACGTGGTGCTCATGGATTTGAACATGCCCGTGATGAGCGGCTTCGATGCCTTGCCTTTGCTGCGCGAGCGGTTTCCGGAGGTGCGCGTACTCGTCCTCTCCATGCTCGACCACGAGAAGTACGTGCACCAGGTGCTGGAGGCCGGGGCCATGGGGTACGTGCTGAAAAACGCCGGCAAAGACGAGATTGTGTACGCGATATACTTCCAGAATTACGGCTTCTTCGATCAGGAGCAAAATTTTGGGGTGCTGTTTGCCATCGACGTAACCGATACCGAGCGGGCCAACGTGCAGCTACAATCGGAGCGCGACTTTGTGAAAAGCCTGCTCGACCACAGCGGCGACGCCCTTATGGTGTTCGACCGCAACTTCTACATCACCGAGTGGAACCAGCGGGCCGCCGAGCTAACGCAGGTGCCCAGCGAAGACGTGCTGGGCAAGCGCATTTTCAGCGACATTCCGGCCTTCGACCGACTGGAGTTCCGGCGCATTGCCGAGCGCGTGCTGGCCGGCGAAACCGTAACCGAGTACAACATTCCGTTTAAGCGCCGGGCCGGAGCTTACGATGCCACCTTTGTGCCGCTTACCGATGCGCAGGGCCGCGTAGCCAACGTACTGGGCGTGGTGCGCGACGTAACCGAGCGCAACCGCCTGATGGAGCAAACGGCCAAAATGCGCCTGCAGCGCGAAAAGGAGGTGCTGAGCGCCATTATGCACACCCAGGAAGACGAGCGCAAGCGTATAGCCGAGGCCTTGCACAACGGCGTGGGGCAGCTGCTATACGCCAGCAAGCTGCACCTCGACTCGACGCCCGTGGATGAAACGCGCCGCACCGCTGCCGTGGGCTTGCTGAACGAGGCCATTAAGGCCACGCGCACCATTTCGTTTGAGCTAACGCCCAACGTGCTCGAGGATTTCGGCCTGAAATCGGCCCTGGAAGAGCTGTGCAAGCGCATTCCTAAGCAAAACCTGCACGTGCACCTGAGCGTGGGTGAGCTGCCACCCGCCATGCCGCGCCTCGTCGAAACGGCTACCTACCGCATTGCGCAGGAGCTGCTCAACAACGTAATCAAGCACGCCCATGCCCGCGAGGCATTTGTGTACGTGGAGCCGCAGGGCAAAAAGCTGCACCTGAGCGTGGAAGACGACGGCTGCGGCTTTGATGTGGAGAAAGCACGCGAGAAGCGCGGGGGCATTGGCCTGGCGGGCATCCGCAACCGGGTGGGGCTGCTCGGCGGCGAGCTTACCATTCGTTCGCGGCAGGGGCTGGGCACCACCATCACGGTGGAGCTGCCCCTAGGTGAGGAGGTGAAGAAGCGCAAAAACAGCAAGCCCTAACCGCAGCCCCACGAACCCGGCAGTGCGGCCGGGCGTAAGCGAACAACATCCGTTGTACGCTAACACCTGAGCCGCACTATGCTGACACCCGACCAAACCTCCGGCGCCAATACCACCTCGTGGCTGGCCACGGCCAACCGCCCCACGTTCGAACCGCTGAAGCGCAACGAAACCGCCGACGTGGTGGTGGTAGGAGCCGGCATTGCGGGCCTTACCAGCGCCTACCTGCTGGCCCGCGAAGGCAAAACGGTGGTGGTACTCGACGACGGCGAAATTGCCTCGGGCGAAACCGGCCGCACCACGGCCCACCTCTCCAACGCCCTCGACGACCGGTACTACCACCTCGAAAGCTTGTTTGGTGAGGAAGGCGCCCGCCTAGCCGCCGACAGCCACGGCTCGGCCATCGACCGCATCGAGAGCATCGTGCGCGAGGAAAAAATCGACTGCGACTTTGCGCGCCTCGATGGCTACCTTTTTCTGCCGGCCAACGGCACCGTAAAGGAGCTTGATGATGAACTGGAAGCTGCTCACCGCGCCGGCCTCATGGGCGTAACCCGCCTGAAAGATGCCCGCGTGAAAGGCTTTAAAACCGGCGAGTGTCTGCGCTTCCCCAACCAGGGACAGTTTCATATCGTGCAATATGTCAACGGGCTGGCCAAGGCCATTACCCAGCGCGGCAGCCGCATTTTTACCCGTACCCGGGTGCTGGAGGTGCACGGCGGCGACGATGCCCGCGTGGTAACGGCCGATGGCAAAGAGGTGCGCGCCAAGCACATTGTGGTAGCCACCAACACCCCGTTCAACGACCGCGTGGTGATGCACACCAAGCAGCACCCGTACCGCACCTACGTGGTTACCTTCCGGGTACCGAAAGGCAGCATTACCAAGGCCCTGTACTGGGATACCGCCGATCCGTACCACTATATCCGCCTGCAGGAACTCGCCGACTCCGACACGCACGAGCTGCTGGTGGTAGGCGGCGAAGACCACAAAACCGGCCAGGCCGACGACTACGAAGAACGCTTCCGCTGCCTGGAGGACTGGACGCGCGAGCATTACCCGAGCGTGCAGGAAGTGGCGTACCGCTGGTCGGGCCAGGTGATGGAGCCCGTCGATAGCCTGGGCTACGCCGGCCGCAACCCCGTCGACAACGACAACGTGTTCATCATCACCGGCGACTCGGGCCACGGCATGACGCACAGCACCCTAGGTGCCATGATCGTGACGGACCTGATTCAGGAGCGCGAAAACCCGTGGGCCAAGCTCTACGACCCCGGCCGCGTAACCCTCAGCCTCGACACGTTGAAGGAATACGTGAAGGAAAACGTGAACGTAGCGGCCGAGTACACCGATTTGCTTACCGGCGGCGACGTATCGAAGGAAGCGGAAATACAGCCCGGCTCGGGTGCCGTAATTGGCCGCGGCCCGCTGAAAGTAGCCGTGTACCGCGACGAAAAAGGCAAAACCCACGAGTGCTCGGCCATTTGCCCGCACCTGCACTGCGTGGTGCACTGGAACGGCACCGAAAAAAGCTGGGACTGCCCCTGCCACGGCTCGCGCTTCGACCCCTACGGCGTGCTGCTCAACGGCCCCGCCGCCACCGATTTGCCGAAAGTAGAAGGGTAGAAGCCCCGCCGCTTCGCTTTGCCAGCGCCACCTGCCTGCCGGTAGGTGGCGTTGCTTTTCGGCACCTAGGGCAGCTTGTCATGTCGAGCGTGAGCGAGACATCTGGGGTAGGAGTACAACGCCATCCGGTGAGCCTCAATCATTTGGGCGGATGCAACCCCCGAAAGCCGCCCCGTTGCCCTAGGTGCCGGCGCCATTTGCGGGGCCGACACCTAGGGCAACGCCCACCGAAACGACGCGCATTCATTTCTGGACCAGATGTCTCGCTTTGCTCGACATGGCAGGGGGAGGGCTCGACGTGGCAGGGGTGCTCGACATGACGAGATGCGGCATCCCAACCTAGGCGCGTATTTTCGGGTTTGCACTCCACGTTTTTTCTGTGCCTGTATCTTCTGCCATCCGCCCGCTGCACGTTTCGCCAGCCGAGGTTTTTGCCGATAACCTGATCAGCTACGCCGCCGAGGAGCAGCACTTTGCCACGCGGCACCGCGCGGTGGGCTGGCTGCGGGTGTTCCTATTTGTAGCGGGGGCCGGCGGCGCGTGGTGGCTGTTCGAGCAGGGGCAGAACGGCCTGGCCGTTGGTTGGCTGGTGGTAGCGTACGTGCTGTTTTTGCTGGTGATGCGCTGGCACGGCCGCATTGGCTACCAGC
The sequence above is drawn from the Hymenobacter sp. YIM 151858-1 genome and encodes:
- a CDS encoding DNA integrity scanning protein DisA nucleotide-binding domain protein, whose protein sequence is MFSPLTVVSPPAIIVPAALEFTIWPYQHRFQQAAQVMADGIFDDLDQDLRPEVMLLGIPNDGGPAVCLEPEQCGLPSEAFAEVMTRGQYLRRAKEATMPLVEGYTTEMMTRRFEGMGLRLAVQEVLDELEKKSSALRSFAGWPVLIGEFFVVTILRVRRKFLKAHPALQPNRFYTDGRPLASSLIEAAVRRFHEECIKSLTEPDPGSGLLLRPRDTDEVVRSAGKLLMDTPAQALGMDPAAAKLFNTLNTVSSLRYEGTAGVGQVLLARRGHPNVQEIFALTCPTPLSDYRAVRKLLQMTSNDVSLLSDGENVYALGRQVGNYDSSREDLFVISFLHHYVWEFRHGGQVIMRSSYGQPSLPQTRLSRSEFRQGLRQTFGLTDPAKVERLWDVLVEASRQQSGTLVVITTEALAEADRLKLQCTLIEPVPLTPLITRLVTAIDGAVLIDPEAYCYSIGVILDGKASGRGSSTRGARYNSALRYVESSPYPCMAIVVSEDGLVDILTQDNLPERH
- a CDS encoding energy transducer TonB is translated as MIRTLRLALLLVCLGAAPATTALAQQKLKYPKASPTDIYDAAEKPAEPLGGAEAYGRYLGDKLTYPTAALQAGVQGTTEVTFVVEKTGYTSGWQVTKSLSPECDAEALRLIKAGPRWKPAQHRGGVVRQRVTVPITFQIPGGAGTTAQAGGAAQPQATQAADAAAPANAGPETISPDEPARPVGGTDAFFEWVQQNLKYPAQARQRKVEGRVTMEFTVEKDGTLSNIRPVKRLGSGCDEEAIRLIKTAPKWQPAKYKGQPIRQKMVLPIVFQL
- a CDS encoding RidA family protein codes for the protein MSLLAPDSSAHNSSRAPEPVGLYPHARRVGNLLFLSGVGPRQRGQKHVPGVELDEDGNILQYDFESQCHAVFQNVRYIVEEAGARWEDIVDVTVFLTNMRDDFHTYNRLYAQYFGTSQPCRTTVEINRLPTPIAIELKCIAWVGER
- a CDS encoding cyanophycinase, whose product is MPNSKKKTVNHNSGLSCPPPKGILIAIGGREQKGGNDGSPDEQEEFASDSILQRFVDELRGDGPVVVVPTASEEPVESGQDYVKVFTELGVKRVEVLDIRSRDEVDTEENMRLIDEAAGIMFTGGDQLRLTAIYGGTDLLKRIKERYTSSHFVIAGTSAGAAAMSTPMLYQGRNDAGYLKDEIHVTTGLQFLHDVAIDTHFVARGRIVRMAQVIATNPGCVGLGLEEDTAVVVTDGSELEVIGNGIIVVVDGRQCNGNTIHLVKPGEVFSVRDLHVHLLARGERYTLPIEAHLHR
- a CDS encoding KGG domain-containing protein, translating into MATNNQNMRGGSSEQHSKAGKMGGEARSTQSSTQSSTQKSGSSNRGFASMDPEQQRRIASEGGKASHASGRGHEWTSEEARAAGRKGGQASGSNRTKQQ
- a CDS encoding response regulator, whose amino-acid sequence is MTRLILADDHAVIRDGIKALLADVPEFEVVGLVNNGQELLDRLADTPADVVLMDLNMPVMSGFDALPLLRERFPEVRVLVLSMLDHEKYVHQVLEAGAMGYVLKNAGKDEIVYAIYFQNYGFFDQEQNFGVLFAIDVTDTERANVQLQSERDFVKSLLDHSGDALMVFDRNFYITEWNQRAAELTQVPSEDVLGKRIFSDIPAFDRLEFRRIAERVLAGETVTEYNIPFKRRAGAYDATFVPLTDAQGRVANVLGVVRDVTERNRLMEQTAKMRLQREKEVLSAIMHTQEDERKRIAEALHNGVGQLLYASKLHLDSTPVDETRRTAAVGLLNEAIKATRTISFELTPNVLEDFGLKSALEELCKRIPKQNLHVHLSVGELPPAMPRLVETATYRIAQELLNNVIKHAHAREAFVYVEPQGKKLHLSVEDDGCGFDVEKAREKRGGIGLAGIRNRVGLLGGELTIRSRQGLGTTITVELPLGEEVKKRKNSKP
- a CDS encoding FAD-dependent oxidoreductase, which translates into the protein MLTPDQTSGANTTSWLATANRPTFEPLKRNETADVVVVGAGIAGLTSAYLLAREGKTVVVLDDGEIASGETGRTTAHLSNALDDRYYHLESLFGEEGARLAADSHGSAIDRIESIVREEKIDCDFARLDGYLFLPANGTVKELDDELEAAHRAGLMGVTRLKDARVKGFKTGECLRFPNQGQFHIVQYVNGLAKAITQRGSRIFTRTRVLEVHGGDDARVVTADGKEVRAKHIVVATNTPFNDRVVMHTKQHPYRTYVVTFRVPKGSITKALYWDTADPYHYIRLQELADSDTHELLVVGGEDHKTGQADDYEERFRCLEDWTREHYPSVQEVAYRWSGQVMEPVDSLGYAGRNPVDNDNVFIITGDSGHGMTHSTLGAMIVTDLIQERENPWAKLYDPGRVTLSLDTLKEYVKENVNVAAEYTDLLTGGDVSKEAEIQPGSGAVIGRGPLKVAVYRDEKGKTHECSAICPHLHCVVHWNGTEKSWDCPCHGSRFDPYGVLLNGPAATDLPKVEG